The Dehalococcoidia bacterium genome has a segment encoding these proteins:
- a CDS encoding NUDIX hydrolase, whose translation MKSEPIEAVSAGGIVYRIAPSEWQFAVCHRYSSNLWALPKGTPHEGESIAETALREVSEETGLEIEIESDLGFIEYFFEKSDRMFHKRVYFFLMKATGGSTDYHDDEFDEIHWLGKGKFPEMLTHVSEQEIATKAVSALVLRNDNE comes from the coding sequence ATGAAGTCTGAGCCTATTGAAGCAGTGTCGGCGGGAGGCATAGTTTACCGTATTGCACCTAGCGAATGGCAGTTTGCAGTATGCCATCGTTACTCATCAAATTTATGGGCATTGCCTAAAGGTACTCCACATGAAGGCGAGTCGATAGCCGAAACTGCCTTGAGGGAAGTTTCGGAAGAAACGGGCCTTGAAATAGAGATTGAATCGGATTTAGGGTTTATTGAGTATTTTTTTGAAAAATCTGACCGTATGTTCCATAAACGAGTGTACTTTTTCCTCATGAAAGCTACCGGTGGGTCTACCGATTACCATGATGATGAATTTGATGAAATTCATTGGCTAGGGAAGGGGAAATTCCCTGAAATGCTAACTCATGTATCTGAGCAAGAGATCGCTACTAAAGCAGTATCTGCACTAGTGTTGAGGAATGATAATGAATGA
- a CDS encoding GNAT family N-acetyltransferase, giving the protein MNDIIAKGEKVLIREKRYEDGENDHNWRANPELAELDAAMPIRQSLKDFLRDYENELKFPTPWVHRYGIDTLEGEHIGNCMIYDIDTIGGQCEIGILVGNRNYWGSGYGREAVGLLINECFKMDNMKRLYLHTLAWNARARRAFAGCGFREVEPVRRAGRDFILMEILRENWLKTRN; this is encoded by the coding sequence ATGAATGACATTATTGCTAAAGGCGAAAAGGTATTAATCCGCGAAAAACGCTATGAAGATGGAGAAAATGACCATAACTGGAGGGCAAATCCAGAGCTTGCGGAATTGGATGCAGCCATGCCTATTCGTCAGTCGCTAAAAGATTTTTTACGAGATTATGAAAATGAACTCAAATTTCCTACACCTTGGGTTCATCGATATGGGATTGATACTCTAGAAGGAGAGCACATTGGCAACTGCATGATCTACGATATCGATACGATAGGTGGTCAATGTGAGATTGGCATCTTGGTGGGTAATCGAAATTACTGGGGATCTGGTTACGGGAGAGAGGCAGTGGGATTACTTATTAATGAGTGCTTCAAGATGGACAATATGAAACGCCTCTATCTGCACACGCTTGCATGGAATGCGAGAGCTCGACGGGCTTTTGCAGGTTGTGGCTTTAGAGAGGTTGAACCAGTTCGCCGTGCAGGCAGGGATTTTATATTAATGGAAATCTTACGAGAAAACTGGCTCAAGACTAGGAATTAG
- a CDS encoding dehydratase, giving the protein MNNIPFLEDISVGDEIPPLTKSATTRQLVMYAGASGDFYEIHYDQEFATKQDLPGVIIHGALKSAFLGQLMTDWVGAEGNLKSLSVRYRDMDGPGDLLSCKGVVTSINKETATVSCDIWIERDDGRKTTTGEATVILPSKESNS; this is encoded by the coding sequence CGGTGATGAAATACCGCCTCTGACTAAATCTGCGACAACCCGTCAATTGGTAATGTACGCAGGAGCATCTGGTGATTTTTATGAAATACACTACGATCAAGAGTTCGCAACAAAGCAAGATCTTCCAGGAGTGATCATTCACGGAGCTCTTAAAAGTGCATTCCTTGGACAGTTAATGACCGATTGGGTAGGCGCCGAAGGTAATTTAAAATCTCTTTCTGTCCGCTACCGCGATATGGATGGCCCAGGAGACTTACTCTCATGCAAAGGTGTTGTTACCTCAATTAACAAAGAAACAGCAACTGTTAGCTGTGACATCTGGATTGAGCGAGATGACGGAAGGAAGACAACTACAGGCGAGGCGACAGTGATACTGCCGTCAAAGGAATCTAATTCCTAG